The following is a genomic window from Hymenobacter monticola.
GACGTCCTCAACACCGACCCGATGAGCTACTTCCCGGTCGATACGGCCACGCGCTACGCCGTGAGCGTGCGGCCGTTCATCCAGGGCTTACCGGGCATGATGCGGCCCGAGCGCCAGGGCCCGCTGGCCCGGCGCCGCCTCACGGCCATCAACCTCGATTATACTTCGCTGTTCCAAATCGCCTACGAAACCAGCTACTTCCGCATTCAGAACCAGCTGCCCGACAGCCTGCGGCAGTACGACGACCTCTCCAAAGTCTGCCTTGATTTCATTGTGCCGCCCGGACAGGAGGCCCGCCTCAAACTACTGATGCGCGAGGCCCTGCGCCAGTACCTGCCGGTGCAGGCCACCTGGGCGCCTGCCACCAAACCTGCCTACGTGCTGCGCCGCCTGAAAAACGCCCCGCCCCTGCCAGCTTCTACCAAGCCCGAGCAGCTCAGCTACGGCGGCGGCGAATTTGCCATGCAGGGCAGCGCCCTCGAAAGCCTGCGCGCCTACCTCGAAAACGAGCTGCAGCGGCCCGTGGTGGATGAAACCGGCCTGAGCGGCCATTACGACGTAGCCTTTGCTACAGAGGGCGAGGACATAAAAGGCTCGCTCGTGGCGGCGCTGGCCAAGCTGGGCCTTGAAGTGGTGGAAGCCCCCCGCCAGATTCAGATGCTGCGCCTCACGCCAGTTCCCTTCGCCAATTAGGGCGGCCCTCCCGATTACGGCAGTCGGTACCAAAGCGTACCTCCTTCGAGAAAGGCCACGACGCCCACGCCCTTGGCGTAGTACAGCCGCCGAATGGGCTTGGTCCGGGGCGTGGGCACAGCGGCATATGGGCTGTTCGATACCTGAATAACCGGGCCGTAGCTTACACCGCCCACCCGCAAGCTGGGCAAAACCCGAGCCGTGGTATCAGGCAGTGCTTTGCCGGCAATGGCTTCCTGCACGGGCAGGTTGTTGTAAAACCCAAAATCCCAATAAAGCTGAGTCCGAACGACTACCGGCCCGGCGCCATGGTTGTCGTCAAGGCTCATCTCTAGCAAAGTACCTCCCTGGGTCATGGGAATGGAATCGGGCCGGCCCGGCGTGCTGCTCGAAGAGCGCACGTAACGCACAGTATCGGTGCGCAGGACGTCCACCCTAATTTGTTGTAGCCTCGACGGCGTTGGGCCTGCCAACACGGGAATGCCTCCGCAGTTGCAGAGCTCAACGATGCGGTCGTCGACCTCCGTAATGGAGAACGTGCGCACCTTGCTGCTACGCGCCTGCCCAAACCGGAGCACGTCGCCCACATGATAGGGCTGCCACGCCATTTGTTCAGCAGACAGGCGGTACTCGGGCGTTTCTTTTTTGCCGCAGCCCGCCAAGGCTAACAGCAGTAAGGCAGCGGCGGTAGAACGCATGGGATAATGAATTAATGGAAAGGCACATTAGCAAGGTAAGCACGTTGCAGCAATGCGTTAGCCAACATTCATCGCCCGCGCTTACCGCGCTGCCTCAATGGCCAGCTGCAGCAAGGAGCTGCGCACGCTCAAGTCGCCCAGCTTGTTATTGCGCCGCGTGGGGTGCACCCGGTTGGTGAGCAGAATGACCACCAAATCCTTTTCCGGCTCTACCCAGAAGTAGGTGCCCGTAAAGCCCGTGTGCCCGTAGCTGCGTTGCGAGGCCGATTTGGCCGAGTTCACTGTGGGGTTGGCCGCGGGGCGGTCGAAGGCCAGGGCGCGGCGGTTGTCGGGGCAGAACTGGCAGCGCGTCCACTCGTCCATAATGGTTTTGTCGAAGAGCTGCTGGCCGCCGTAGCGTCCGCCCCAGGCATAGGTCTGGGCCAGCTTGGCCACATCGTTGGCATCGCCAAACAGGCCGGCGTGGCCCGAGAGGCCGCCCAGCAGGGCCGCGCCCTCGTCGTGTACGGTGCCGTGCAGCAGCTGCCGCCGGAAGGCCGAATCGACTTCGGTGGGCACGATGCGCTTGCGTGGAAAGCGGTTGGTGGGCCGAAAGCCCAGCGTGGTGGCGCCCAGTGGCCGGTACACCTGCTGCTGCAAGTAGCTGTCAAACGTTTGCCCCGTCCTAGCCTTCACCAGCTCGGGGTAGAGAATAAACGACAAGTCGGAATACACGTAGCCCGGTTTGTCATTCAGCGGCGACTCGCCAATCTCCTTATAGATGCGGGCCGGCAAGTCCTTGCGCGCCCACAGCCCGGCCGCCACCGGTAGCGGAAACCGCGCCGACGAGTCGGCCCGGAAATAGCGGCGGCGCAGCTCGCCGTTTTTCTTGCGCAGCTCCTGCCAAAACGGAATCCAGGCTTTAAGCCGGGCCTGGTGGGCCAGCACGTCGCGCATCTTCAAATCGGCCTTGTTGGTGCCGCGCAGGAAGCCAAAATAATTGCCCATCGCGCTGTCGGGGCTGAATTTGCCCTGGCCCTGCAGCTTCAGCAGCGCCGGCGTGGCGGCCATCAGCTTTGTCATCGAAGCCAGGTCGTAGAGGTCGTCATTTTTCACCGGCCGCGGCACGGAAGGAGAAGTGAGAAGCGGGGAGCGGGGAGCATCTTTTTCCTTCGATTTCCCGCTTCGCGCTTCCCGCTCCCCGCTTTCAAAGCCTGCATACGTCTGGTTGCCGTAGCTTTTGCGCAGCACCACCGTGCCGCGCCGGGCAATGAGCACCTGCCCGCCCGGGAACGCCTGCGCCGCCAGCGCCCGGCCCACCAGGCTGTCCACCCGGGCTTCGAGGCGCGGGTCCATGCCCACGTCTTCGGGGTTGGCGTAGCGCAGGCGGAAACCCGAGGCCGTGCGCAGCCCGAAGCCGCGCGGGTACCGGTCGCTCACCGTCACGGGCAGGCGGCCGCTGGCCCCGATGCCGCCAAAAATGGCCTGGGCGGCCAGATTCTGCGCATTCGGGCTTTCCTGATAGGCCAGCACCACGGCAGCGGCCCGGTCGAGGTCGCGCACTTTGGCCACGGCGTAGGCCGAGCCGAACACACTGAGCACCAGTGTTTGCCTCTGGTTTACCAATTCGCGCAGCAGCAGGTTGGTTTCGGGCGTAATGCCGAAGCTGGTGGCAGGCAGGCGGCCCAGGTTCTGGAGCGAGACCAGTATCAGGTTGTAGGGCTTGAGCGCCGTGCGCAGCTGGGCCAGCTCGTCGAGCGTGGGGGTGGCCGCGGCACGGAAGTGGGCCGTGGGCGCGTAGTCGGCCACGGCCCGCTGGAAGTCGGTGGTGTCGGGACTGGTGCTACCCAGCACCAGCGTGGCCACGCGCAGGGTGTCGAGGCGCTGCAGCGGCAGCAGGCTTTTTTGGTTGCGCAGCAGCGTGATGCTCAGCTCGGTGAGGCGGTGGCTGAGGTACTGGGCGTGTGGCGCGTTGAGGTCTTCGTACAGGTTTTGGAGCTTGATGGGGCGGTAGCGGTTCAGGCCGGCCCACTGCTTGAGGGCCAGCACGCGGCGGCAGTGCACGTCGATTTCCTGCTGGGTGAGGCGGCCGCTGTCCACGGCTGCGCGCACCATGCGCAGGGCCAGCGGAATATTCTTGCTGAACTCCAAAATGTCGTTGCCGGCGATGAGGGCGCGCACATCGGCCTCGCCGGGCGCAAACATCGACGTGACGCCCTTCATGTTCATGGCATCGGTAAAAATCAGGCCCTTAAAGCCCATTTCCTGGCGCAGCAGCCCTTCGATGATGGGCCTGGAGAGCGTGCTGGGCCCGGGCACGGTGTCGAGGGCGGGCACGTTGAGGTGGGCCACCATCATGCCGCCCAGGCCACCCGCCACCAGGCTGCGAAAGGGCGGCAGCTCAAGCGAATCGAGCCGGCGGCGGTCGACGCGAACGGTGGGCAGGGCCAGGTGCGAGTCGGCGTCCACGTCGCCGTGGCCGGGGAAGTGCTTGGCCACGGCCAGCACGCCGGCGTCCTGCATGCCGCGCATGTACTGGCGGCCGTCGCGGGCCACGGCCGCCGGGTTTTCGCCCCAGCTCCGGAAGCCAATGACCGGGTTGGCGGGGTTGTTATTCACGTCGACCACCGGCGCGAAGTTGACGTGCATGCCGAGCCGCTTGAACTGGTAGGCCACCTCGCGGCCCATGTCGTAGAGCAGCGTGGTGTCGGTTTCGCCGCCCAGGCTCATTTGGTAGGGAAATTTCACCATGCTGTCGAGGCGCATGCCCACGCCCCATTCACCGTCCATTGCCACCAGCAGCGGCACTTTGGCCTGGCTCTGGTAGCGGTTCAGCAGCTTGGCCTGCCGCACCGGCCCGCCCTGAAAGAAAATGAGCCCGCCGATGCCATACCGCTGGATGAGCGTAGAAATCGAGTCTTCGTCGATGCGCTTGCGGTTGGAATACGCGGCCACCATAAACAGCTGCGCGGCCCGTTGGTCGGGCGTGAGCGTGCGCATCACGCTGTCGACCCAAGGCGAGTGCAGGTAGCGGTTGAAAGCGGGGGCTTTGGCAGTAGAACGGGGCTCGGCGGCAGCCCTGCGCATGGTGGCGCGGTTGACCGCAGTTTTTTTGGCGGAAGCCGATGGCTGGCGGTTGTGGGCTTTGGGCTTAGCCGGAGATTGTTGACCACTAGAAATGGAGCCAGGCCGATGCTGCGCACCTGCCCATAGCGACAGTGCCAACAGGCTGCAAAATAGCAGCAGATTCTTGAGATGCGACAAAAGTTGGAATGGGATGTTTACACGAAAGTAGCTCTCGTAGCCGGCATCCGCTCATCCCCCCCAGGAATTGAAGCCTCCGACAAATAAACACATTGATTTACTGATGTTTGCAGTGCACAACCAAGCCAAATTATCCATTCCAGAAGCTACCCTAACGCATAAAGCAATGTATGAACATTATTTGATTGCCGAAAATAATACAAACGCATATTATTATTAATCAATTATTTGCAAGTAATATTGAGCCGCTATTTCAAATATGGACAGGTATAATTGTTCAGATGAATAAGCTAGACTTATGTACCTTGCAATTGTTTTGCAAAGTTTTTATTGAATTTTTTTTAATTCTAGGTAAACTTCTTAGCTTCAAATTTTTTGACTCTTCCAGAGTCTTTTTTTGCAGAATTTCCCGCAATACCCCCTTTTTACGCATGAATACTCACTTACTTTCTTTCGCTCTGCGCCCTGGCTTCCAGGAAGCTATTCTATTTAGCACGACCGCCTTGCTACTTAGCTCATCTGTCGCAGTTGCCCAAACATCATCCAAAACCCAAGGCTTCAACGCTGCATACACCGCCCCCGCTACAGGGAGCGTGCTGGGCTTTTCTACGGATGCCAACGGTGCTTATTTTAATAACTCGACAACTGCTGCTTCCGCCGGTAGTTTCGGAACCTATGGCGTTATTAACGGTAGTAACGGTCTTACAGGCACCGCGACAACAGTAAATTTCGACCCCCAAATTTTCCAAAAAAGCTCTGCTGGCAACCTGTTTTCTTTCGAAGTAGGAAGCCTTGGAAATGCTTCGTTAAATCCGGCGTACAGTGACGGGTTTACGGGGGGCAGTACCTTTGTGGTGAACTTTACGTTGACAAATGCCATCACTGGGGCGATATCAACTGCTACTATCACCATCAATTCAACAAATGGTGCAAACAGTGGACCGTTGTTTCTGGCCGGCAATAGCACTACCTCCCCAATAATCGCGGCCGTTACGGGAGTCAGCGGCCAAAATACGGCTGTCGCAACGTCTACGATATCAAGGGTTGATATTACGCTTCCCAATTTTGCTGACAGAACCACCGTAGCTGCTTCCATCACTATTAATACGTCCAGAAGAAATATTCTTGTTTTGGACAACGTCACCATTTCTTCCAGCTTGCCCCTGCCCGTCGAACTCTCCCGCTTTGGAGCCACGGCCAAAGGCAAAGCCGTGAACCTGAACTGGGCCACCGCCAGTGAGAAAAACAATGACCGTTTCGACGTGCAGCGCAGCGCCACAGGCGAAGCTTTTGAAACTATTGGCAGTGTGAAGGGCAACGGCAACAGCACGGTAGCCCACGAATACTCCTTTGTGGACAAACAGCCCCTCACCGGTCTGGCCTACTACCGCCTGAAGCAAGTGGATAACGACGGCACCATTGCCTACTCGCCTGTGGCCGTCGCGAAAGGCCCGCGCACCGAAGCAATGGCCTTCCCCAATCCGAGCGAAGGGCAAATCACGTTGGCCGCCGACCTAGGCCCGGTTACCTACCGCGTGTACAACAATCTGGGGCAGAGCATTCTGCACGGCCAGGCTACCGGTGGCGAGCGCCTGAATGTATCCGGCCTACCCAAAGGCCCCTTCTTCTTGGAGCTGACCAGCTCTAACGGCCGCACTATCCAGCGCCTGATGCACGAATAGCGCCCGCCGGACTCCTCCTGTTTGTAATAGCCCTGCTTTCTTCGGTGAAAGCAGGGCTATTTTTTGCATTCTCACGTACTTCCGGTATTAACCGGAAGTTCTCACTTTTCGCTCTGCCTTATGCACCTATCTTATTTCCGACCCTATATCTGGATGCAACTGGCAGTGGCCTGCGGTGGCCTGCTGATAAGTGCCTGCAGCAGCAACGCACCCCTGGAACAGTCGAGCGGCGGCTCAACCCGGGCCACCACCGTGCAGCTCGACACCACGGCCACGCTGCCCACCGAGACCTGCCGCCTGCTCACGCCCCGCGAGGTGGGCGACCTCACCGGGCAGCCCGTGCAGCAGCAGGCCGGCGGCGAGGCCTGTCGTTTTGTGCAGGCCGACCAGCCCAACAGCCCCGATGCCGTGGTGGTGGTTTCGTACCGGCCGGCCTCGGCCTTCGGCATCGTGCAAACCGGCAACCGCCTGAAGCGGCGCAACATATTGGCTGTGAGTGGACTGGGGCACGAGGCGTATTACGATGACTCGCATGGCGACTTGTACGTGGGCCTGCCCGACCGCACGCTGGTTATCGGCCTGCCGCGGGCCGACCGCGGCTACTCGCGCTGGCAGGTAGCCAAGGCGCTGGGCCGGCTGGCCATGGCGCGCCTGGCGGCGCCGTCTGCGCCGGTGCCAGTCCAGTAGCGCGGGGCGTACGGGGCTAGGGAGCGGTTTCGTAGCTTGCGGCACATTCCCGTTCCTTAACCAATGAAGAAAATTGCCCTCGCCGGCCTGGTGGCCGTGGCGCTCACTACGGCCTGCAACCAAACCAAAACCTCGGAAAACGCCACTGCCGCCAACGGTACGACAGCCGCCGATTCCACCAAAGGCATAAACGGCCTGTTTGCCAGCTTCTGGGAGCGGCAGTCGCGGCTCGACCCGCTCTCGGCCACGGCGCAGGGCGACAACCGCTACAACCACCTGCTGCCCAACGACCAGACGCAGGCCTTTCGCGATACACTCAGCACGTTTTACCAAGACTACCTGACCCGGCTGGGCAAGTTCGACCGCGCCAAGCTGGACGAGAACGATAAAATCAGCTACGACATCTTTCAGTACGACCTGAAGCAGCGGGTGGCGGGGCTGAAGCTGAACACCTGGATGATTCCGTTTCAGCAATTCTGGGGGCTGCCCATCAGCATGGGGCAGTACGGCTCGGGGCAGGGCAACCAGCCATTTAAGACCGTGCAGGACTACGATAACTGGCTGGGCCGCGTGCAGGGCTTCACGGTGTGGGCCGACTCGGCCATCGGCAACTTCCGGCGCGGCATGAAGGCCGGGGTGGTGCTGCCGAAGGCCTTGGTGGTGAAGATGCTGCCGCAGATGCGCGCCGCCGACATGCAGGTGACGGACCCGACCAAGTCGCTGTTCTACGGGCCGATAAATACTTTCCCGAAGGACTTTTCCGACGCCGACAAGCAGCGCCTGACCGAGGCGTATAAGAAGGCGATTCTGACCCAGGTGGTGCCCACTTACAAGAAGATGGGCGACTTTCTGGCCAATGAATACCTGCCCAAGTCGCGCGCCACCAGCGGCATCAACGCCGTGCCGGGCGGGCCGGAAATCTACCGCTACTACGTGGGCTACTGGACCACCACGGAGAAAACACCGGCCGAAATCCACGCCCTGGGCCTGCGCGAGGTGGCCCGCCTGCGCGCCGAGATGGAGCGCATGAAAACCGAGCTGGGCTTCAAGGGTACGCTGCGCCAGTTCTTTGAGAGCCTGAAAACCAACCCCAAGGCCATGCCCTTCAAGACGGCCGAGGAAGTGCTGGCCGGTTTTCGGAAGATTCAGGCCACCATCGACCCGAACCTGAAAAAGATGTTCGGCCGCACGCCCAAAACGCCGTTTGAGATTCGGCGCACCGAGGCGTTCCGCGAAGCCTCGGCTTCCGCCGAGTACAACCAGGGCTCGCCGGACGGCACGCGGCCGGGCATTTTCTACGTGCCGCTGCCCAAGCCCGCCGAGTACAACGTGACGCAGGGCATGGAGTCGCTGTTTCTGCACGAGGCCATTCCGGGCCACCACTACCAGATTTCCCTGCAGCAGGAAAACACCAGCCTGCCTAAGTTCCGCCAGTTTGCCGGCTACGGCGCCATGACCGAAGGCTGGGCCCTCTACTGCGAAAGCCTGGGCAAGGAGCTGGGCCTCTACAAAGACCCCTACCAGTACATTGGCGCGCTGAGCGACGAGATGCTGCGCGCCGTGCGCCTGGTAGTGGACACCGGCCTGCACACCGGCCAGATGACCCGCGAGCAAGCCATTGACTACATGCTCGATAACACGCCCGACAACCGCGAAAACGACACGGCTGCCATCGAGCGCTACATGGCCATTCCGGGCCAGGCGCTGGCCTACAAAATCGGCCAATTGAAAATCCAGGAACTGCGCGCGCGCTACGAAAAGCAGCTGGGCAGCAAGTTCTCCCTCAGCAACTTCCACGACGAGCTGCTGAAGGACGGCGTGATGCCGCTGAGCGTGCTCGAAACCAAGATGAACGCCTGGGCGGCGAAGCAGAAGTGAGAAGTGAGAAGTGAGAAGTGAGAAGTGAGAAGTGAGAAAAGGAACGTCACGCAGAGCGCAGCGAAGCATGTTTGCCTCAATACTAATTAGTTACTTGCGCGGTATAGATGCTTCGCTTGCGCTCTGCATGACGTTCTAGATTCAACATCTAAATAGAACCCTAACCCCACGCTGGAACCAATCAGCGTGGGGTTTGTGCTATATAGAAGTGGTATCAACACGGCCCTGCGGGGCGAACGGGCGTAGATTGCGGGCTTATTCAGGTTTTGATGCGGAAGTTGGTTTTCGTTTTGCTGGTAGCGCTGGGGCTGTTTGCCCGGCCGGCCCTGGCCCAGGCGCCCCCGGCGAGCCGGGCCAGCGCGGCGTCGGTGCTGTTGGCCAACCTGTTCAATGCCTATTGGGAAGACCGCGCCCGGCTGTTTCCGCTGGCGGCCATGGCCCAGGGCGACAACCGCTACAACGACCGCCTGCCCAACGACCAGACGCACGCCTTCCGGCAGCAGCAGCAGCGCCTTTGCCGCCGCTACCTCAACGACCTGCTCAACATTGACCGGGCCCGCCTCCCGGCCGAAGACAAGCTCAGCTACGACATTTTCCAGTACGAAATGCGCACCCGCCTCGACGGGCTGAGGCTGAACACCTGGATGATGCCCATGGACCCGTTTTTCAGCGTGCCCAACGCCCTGGCGATGCTGGGCACGGGCACCGGGGCCCAACCCTTCCGCACCGTGCGCGACTACGACAACTGGCTGGCGCGGGTGGACCGGTTTCCGGTGTGGGCCGACTCGGCCGTGGCCAACTTCCGGTTGGGCATGAAGGCGGCCGTGGTGTTGCCGCGCGCGGTGGTGCAGCGCATGGTGCCCCAGTTGCAGGCCCAGGTAACCTCCGATGTGATTCGTAGCCCTTTCTACGGACCGGCGCTGCATTTCCCGCCCGGCTTTTCCGATGCCGACAAGGTGCGGCTGGCGGCCGCCTACCAGCAGGCCATTGCCACCGACCTGGTACCGACCTACCGCCGGCTGGCCGATTTTCTGCTGAACGAATACCTGCCCCAGACCCGCAGCAGCACCGGCCTGAGCGACGTGCCCGGCGGCGCCGAGATGTACCGCTACAACGTGCGCCTGATGACCACCACCGACCGCACGCCCGACGCCATCTACCAAACCGGGCTGGCCGAGGTGAAGCGCATCCGGGCCGAGATGGAGGCCATCCGGCGGCGCGTGGGCTACCGGGGCACCCTAGCGGGCTTTTTTAATTACCTGAGCACCAACGCCAAATTCACGCCATACCAAACGCCCGAGCAAGTGCTCAATGCCTTTCGTGGCATTCAGGCCCGCGTGGCCCCCAACCTGACCAAGCTGTTTGGGCAGGTGCCTAGGTCGCCGTTTGAAATTCGGGAAACCGAAAAGTTTCGCGAAGCCGCGGCCACGGCCGAGTACAACCGCGGGTCCCCGGACGGCTCGCGGCCGGGCATTTTCTACGTGTCCATCCCCGACGCCACCCGGTTTGCCACCACCTCGGGCATGGAGTCGCTGTTTCTGCACGAGGCCATTCCGGGCCACCACTACCAGATTTCCCTGCAGCAGGAAAACGCCGCCCTGCCCAAGTTCCGCCGCTTTGCTGTGTACCCCGCGTTCAGCGAGGGCTGGGGCTTGTACTGCGAATCGTTGGGCCGCGAGTTGGGCCTCTACGCCGACCCCTACCAGCGCATGGGCGCGCTGGGCGATGAGATGCACCGCGCCCTGCGCCTGGTGGTGGACGTGGGCCTGCACGCCAAAGGCATGACGCCCGAGCAGGCCGTGGCCTACCTCATCGCCAACGAGCCCATCAGCGAGCCGGATGCCACCGCCGAGGTGGAGCGCTACCTGGCCCTGCCCGGCCAGGCCCTGGCTTACAAGACAGGCCAGCTCAAACTGCGCGAGCTGCGCGCCCGCTACGAACAACAGTTGGGCACCAAATTCAACCTGCGCGCCTTCCACGATGAGATTCTGTCAGGCGGCGCCATGCCCCTGGCCATCCTGGAGCGCCGCATGGACGCCTGGGCCGTGCGCCAACGGTAGGCGGGCTGGCGGCCTTGCAGTGGAATAGAACGAGATATAGCTGGAATTGAATTGCCAGGATTACATTGCCAGCCAATTCTTCTTTTAAGCTAAATTTTGTTTTGAATGACTTCATTCTTTATTCCTCTTGGCCGCCTTACCGCCGTACTCGGCTTGGTATTGGCCATCACCCTCAACCCACCCACGACCTGTGCCCAAGTAGCCTTGCCCGTCACTACCCCGCTCGACGTAGCGGCCGTGGATGCTGTGGTGGCCCGTGCGCTCAAAGACTTGAATGTGCCCGGCATCGCCGTGGCCGTGGTAAAGGACGGGCAGGTGGTGCTGGCCAAGGGCTACGGCGTCAGCTCGCTGGCCACCAAAGCGCCGATGAATGCCAACACCCTATTCGGCATCGCGTCCAACAGCAAGGCGTTCACGGCCGCTGCCCTGGGCCTGCTGGTGGACGAGGGCAAGCTGCGCTGGGACGACAAGGTGACCGACTACATCCCCGAGTTCCGGATGTATGACCCCTACGTGACGGCCGAGTTCACGGTGCGCGACCTGCTGTGCCACCGCAGCGGCTTGGGCCTGGGCGCCGGCGACCTGATGATGTTCCCCGATTCCAGCGACTTTACGGTGAAGGACGTGATTCATAATCTGCGCTATTTCAAGCCGGTGTCGTCGTTTCGGAGCAAGTTCGACTACGACAACAACCTTTATGTGGTGGCGGGCGAAGTGGTGAAGCGCATATCCGGACAGTCCTGGGCCGAGTTTGTGGAGGCCCGCCTGCTGAAGCCGCTGGGCATGAAGCGCAGCGCGGCAGGTTTTGCCCGCTTGGCCAACCCCACGAACGTGAGCGAAGGCTACGCGCGGGTAAACAACCAGACGGAGGTGGTGGCCCGCTACGTGAACCCGCTGACTGGTCCCGCCGGGGGCATCTACTCCAGCGTAACCGACCTGAGCCAATGGGCCCTGATGCTGCTTGGTGGGTCCGGGGCCCCGGCCCCGCTGCTGAAACCCGCCACCCAACGCGAGCTCTGGACGCCGCAAACCGTTGCGCCGCCTACCTACTTTACAACGGGCTACAATACCCACTTTTCGGCTTACGGCTTGGGGTGGTTTTTGCAGGACGCATGCGGCTATAAAGTAGTGTTGCACAATGGTTTTGTGCCGGGCCAGGTAACAATGGTGACGCTGCTGCCTGAGTTGCGCCTGGGAATCATCGTACTCACCAACCAAGAGTCGGGGGCCTATGCAGCCATTACCAGAACCATCGAAGACCATTACCTAGGCGTAAAGAACGTCGACCGCGTGCAGGAAATACTGGACCGCCTGAAGAATCGCGCCACCGGTGCTGACCAAATCACTGCAGACGCTTATAAGCAAGTAGCCCTGGCCCAGAAAGCCGCGCCGAAAAAAGCCGACTACAGCGCCTACGTGGGCCGCTACCACGATGCCTGGCTGGGCGACGTGAACGTGTACCAGCAAGGCCCGCAGTTGTGGCTGCGCGCGGTGCGGGCGCCGCGCCTGGTGGGCCAGGTGCTGCCCTACCGTGGCAGTACTCACGTGGTGCGCTGGAAGTCGCGCACCTTTAACGCCGACGCCTTCGCCACCTTCACCCTCGACGACCAGGGCCGCGCCTCTGGCCTGAAGATGAAGCCTATTTCGCCCGCCACCGATTTCAGCTACGACTTTCAGGACCTCGATTTTAAGCGCGTGGCGGAGCCCACGGCGGGCGCCGGCCAATAAACGGCTTTATCTTCAACGGCAATTCCCGCTTCTGATTTCAATTCCCACGATGTTGCGTTCTTCTTTTTCCCGGCGGCCGGTTGGCTTTTTGGC
Proteins encoded in this region:
- a CDS encoding redoxin domain-containing protein encodes the protein MRVLRFATLAALLAGPAVAQTPLKVGDTLPDFVLPRVVNRAGGTFASAEAKGKVLVLEFWSTTCSPCIPALQRLADLQQRHPAEVQVVGISTDSEARLLKFLAKRPVALPLASAPAPGQDVNRWFPHQIISHTVVVDKNRRVVAITSPEQLTDAALLAVAAGRPVHLKPKQDVLNTDPMSYFPVDTATRYAVSVRPFIQGLPGMMRPERQGPLARRRLTAINLDYTSLFQIAYETSYFRIQNQLPDSLRQYDDLSKVCLDFIVPPGQEARLKLLMREALRQYLPVQATWAPATKPAYVLRRLKNAPPLPASTKPEQLSYGGGEFAMQGSALESLRAYLENELQRPVVDETGLSGHYDVAFATEGEDIKGSLVAALAKLGLEVVEAPRQIQMLRLTPVPFAN
- a CDS encoding glycoside hydrolase family 3 N-terminal domain-containing protein translates to MRRAAAEPRSTAKAPAFNRYLHSPWVDSVMRTLTPDQRAAQLFMVAAYSNRKRIDEDSISTLIQRYGIGGLIFFQGGPVRQAKLLNRYQSQAKVPLLVAMDGEWGVGMRLDSMVKFPYQMSLGGETDTTLLYDMGREVAYQFKRLGMHVNFAPVVDVNNNPANPVIGFRSWGENPAAVARDGRQYMRGMQDAGVLAVAKHFPGHGDVDADSHLALPTVRVDRRRLDSLELPPFRSLVAGGLGGMMVAHLNVPALDTVPGPSTLSRPIIEGLLRQEMGFKGLIFTDAMNMKGVTSMFAPGEADVRALIAGNDILEFSKNIPLALRMVRAAVDSGRLTQQEIDVHCRRVLALKQWAGLNRYRPIKLQNLYEDLNAPHAQYLSHRLTELSITLLRNQKSLLPLQRLDTLRVATLVLGSTSPDTTDFQRAVADYAPTAHFRAAATPTLDELAQLRTALKPYNLILVSLQNLGRLPATSFGITPETNLLLRELVNQRQTLVLSVFGSAYAVAKVRDLDRAAAVVLAYQESPNAQNLAAQAIFGGIGASGRLPVTVSDRYPRGFGLRTASGFRLRYANPEDVGMDPRLEARVDSLVGRALAAQAFPGGQVLIARRGTVVLRKSYGNQTYAGFESGEREARSGKSKEKDAPRSPLLTSPSVPRPVKNDDLYDLASMTKLMAATPALLKLQGQGKFSPDSAMGNYFGFLRGTNKADLKMRDVLAHQARLKAWIPFWQELRKKNGELRRRYFRADSSARFPLPVAAGLWARKDLPARIYKEIGESPLNDKPGYVYSDLSFILYPELVKARTGQTFDSYLQQQVYRPLGATTLGFRPTNRFPRKRIVPTEVDSAFRRQLLHGTVHDEGAALLGGLSGHAGLFGDANDVAKLAQTYAWGGRYGGQQLFDKTIMDEWTRCQFCPDNRRALAFDRPAANPTVNSAKSASQRSYGHTGFTGTYFWVEPEKDLVVILLTNRVHPTRRNNKLGDLSVRSSLLQLAIEAAR
- a CDS encoding T9SS type A sorting domain-containing protein; amino-acid sequence: MNKLDLCTLQLFCKVFIEFFLILGKLLSFKFFDSSRVFFCRISRNTPFLRMNTHLLSFALRPGFQEAILFSTTALLLSSSVAVAQTSSKTQGFNAAYTAPATGSVLGFSTDANGAYFNNSTTAASAGSFGTYGVINGSNGLTGTATTVNFDPQIFQKSSAGNLFSFEVGSLGNASLNPAYSDGFTGGSTFVVNFTLTNAITGAISTATITINSTNGANSGPLFLAGNSTTSPIIAAVTGVSGQNTAVATSTISRVDITLPNFADRTTVAASITINTSRRNILVLDNVTISSSLPLPVELSRFGATAKGKAVNLNWATASEKNNDRFDVQRSATGEAFETIGSVKGNGNSTVAHEYSFVDKQPLTGLAYYRLKQVDNDGTIAYSPVAVAKGPRTEAMAFPNPSEGQITLAADLGPVTYRVYNNLGQSILHGQATGGERLNVSGLPKGPFFLELTSSNGRTIQRLMHE
- a CDS encoding DUF885 domain-containing protein; amino-acid sequence: MKKIALAGLVAVALTTACNQTKTSENATAANGTTAADSTKGINGLFASFWERQSRLDPLSATAQGDNRYNHLLPNDQTQAFRDTLSTFYQDYLTRLGKFDRAKLDENDKISYDIFQYDLKQRVAGLKLNTWMIPFQQFWGLPISMGQYGSGQGNQPFKTVQDYDNWLGRVQGFTVWADSAIGNFRRGMKAGVVLPKALVVKMLPQMRAADMQVTDPTKSLFYGPINTFPKDFSDADKQRLTEAYKKAILTQVVPTYKKMGDFLANEYLPKSRATSGINAVPGGPEIYRYYVGYWTTTEKTPAEIHALGLREVARLRAEMERMKTELGFKGTLRQFFESLKTNPKAMPFKTAEEVLAGFRKIQATIDPNLKKMFGRTPKTPFEIRRTEAFREASASAEYNQGSPDGTRPGIFYVPLPKPAEYNVTQGMESLFLHEAIPGHHYQISLQQENTSLPKFRQFAGYGAMTEGWALYCESLGKELGLYKDPYQYIGALSDEMLRAVRLVVDTGLHTGQMTREQAIDYMLDNTPDNRENDTAAIERYMAIPGQALAYKIGQLKIQELRARYEKQLGSKFSLSNFHDELLKDGVMPLSVLETKMNAWAAKQK